Proteins from a genomic interval of Desulfotomaculum sp.:
- a CDS encoding hydrogenase: protein MKDGASGPEKEAVTRRSFLKMATSMGLLAGLTGALAGCDDKNPKRPGGEGWLPNQYNTAGNLPTQVRGRVPIDLDNPSIMRDNQKCVLCGQCLETCENIESVYGYYSLPIVDETICIHCGQCSMACPTQAISERDDTGKVFEALDNQNKFVLVQTAPATRVALGEEFGLPPGTWVEGQQVAALRRLGFDAVLDTNFTADLTIMEEGTELIKRIKGEVKKPLPQFTSCSPGWIKFCEYFYPDLLPNISSCKSPQQMFGALAKTYYAKARGIDPASIVSVSIMPCTAKKFECNRPEMNDSGFKDVDYVLTTRELARMIKEKKIDFKSLPEEHYDPIMGEETGGAIIFGATGGVMEAAARAAYFLITGQEPPALFLNLTPVRGLTGVKEAAADIPGVGTLRVAVCHGMANGRKVLDAVRAGNAPWHFVEFMTCPGGCIAGGGQPRTAVPPTDAIREQRLAALYKADASLPKRKSYENAEVAALYQNFLKHPMSELAEELLHTEYHSRADKLHPLLFKAV, encoded by the coding sequence CGACAAGCATGGGACTGTTGGCCGGTTTAACCGGCGCCCTGGCCGGCTGCGACGACAAAAATCCGAAACGCCCCGGCGGCGAAGGCTGGCTGCCGAACCAGTACAATACCGCAGGCAACCTGCCGACCCAGGTTCGCGGCCGGGTTCCCATTGATCTGGACAATCCGTCCATTATGCGTGACAATCAAAAATGTGTTTTATGCGGGCAATGCCTGGAGACTTGCGAAAATATTGAGAGTGTCTATGGTTATTACAGCTTGCCGATAGTTGATGAGACAATCTGCATTCATTGCGGACAGTGTTCCATGGCCTGTCCTACCCAGGCAATCAGCGAGCGTGACGATACGGGCAAAGTGTTCGAAGCCCTCGACAATCAAAATAAATTCGTTCTAGTTCAAACAGCTCCTGCAACAAGAGTTGCCCTGGGAGAGGAGTTTGGCCTCCCCCCCGGCACATGGGTAGAAGGGCAGCAGGTGGCGGCATTAAGAAGGCTTGGCTTTGACGCTGTCCTGGATACTAATTTTACAGCCGACCTGACAATTATGGAAGAAGGCACGGAACTGATCAAGCGGATAAAGGGAGAGGTTAAAAAACCCCTTCCTCAATTTACCTCCTGCTCACCGGGCTGGATTAAGTTTTGTGAGTACTTCTATCCCGATTTGCTTCCCAATATTTCATCATGCAAATCTCCCCAGCAGATGTTCGGCGCTCTGGCCAAGACTTATTATGCCAAAGCAAGAGGAATCGACCCCGCCAGCATTGTTTCCGTATCCATTATGCCCTGTACGGCTAAGAAATTCGAATGCAACAGGCCAGAGATGAATGACAGCGGTTTTAAGGACGTAGATTACGTTCTAACAACCAGGGAACTGGCCCGGATGATCAAAGAGAAGAAAATTGATTTCAAGTCCCTTCCCGAGGAACATTATGATCCTATTATGGGCGAGGAAACAGGCGGGGCAATTATTTTCGGCGCGACCGGAGGAGTCATGGAAGCTGCCGCAAGAGCGGCCTACTTTTTAATTACCGGTCAGGAACCGCCTGCTCTGTTTTTGAACCTGACTCCGGTGCGCGGCTTGACTGGGGTTAAGGAAGCTGCTGCGGATATACCGGGAGTAGGAACGCTCCGTGTCGCTGTATGTCACGGCATGGCCAACGGACGTAAGGTTTTGGACGCTGTGCGCGCCGGAAATGCTCCCTGGCACTTTGTCGAATTCATGACCTGCCCGGGTGGCTGCATCGCCGGCGGCGGACAGCCCCGCACTGCTGTCCCACCCACAGACGCAATACGCGAACAGCGCCTGGCCGCTCTTTACAAAGCCGATGCTTCATTGCCCAAGCGCAAAAGCTACGAGAACGCAGAAGTAGCTGCTCTATATCAAAATTTTCTGAAGCACCCAATGAGTGAACTGGCGGAAGAACTGTTGCACACAGAGTACCATTCCCGCGCCGACAAGCTGCATCCGCTTCTTTTTAAGGCGGTATAG
- a CDS encoding (4Fe-4S)-binding protein, giving the protein MGALVDVTRCIGCGSCEVACSLYNGLKPEQEQESKTAPVSENVELAVNRWTVVQSHKFEKNGEQIRRFVKRQYFHCQEPACASACFAKAMQKTPAGPVVYNENLCVGCRYCMIACPFEVLKFEWNKPFPRVLKCQMCPDRVTEGQMPACASVCPTGAITFGEREKLVEEAKKRLADKPNFYVNHIYGLNEVGGTSWLYISDVPFGELGFRTDAPEKALPEYTWEVLRWTPAIFVGWGAILTGLYIYNKRRAAAHDEEEMYAPVDPD; this is encoded by the coding sequence ATGGGTGCGCTCGTTGATGTTACCAGATGCATCGGCTGTGGAAGCTGCGAGGTGGCCTGCTCTTTGTACAACGGCCTGAAACCCGAACAAGAGCAGGAAAGCAAAACGGCGCCAGTGAGCGAGAACGTTGAATTAGCAGTGAACCGGTGGACGGTAGTACAAAGCCACAAGTTCGAAAAAAACGGTGAACAAATAAGGCGTTTTGTGAAACGGCAGTATTTTCACTGCCAGGAACCGGCATGCGCTTCCGCCTGCTTTGCCAAAGCCATGCAGAAAACTCCCGCCGGTCCTGTAGTTTATAATGAAAACCTGTGTGTGGGCTGCCGTTACTGTATGATTGCCTGTCCCTTCGAAGTATTGAAGTTCGAATGGAACAAGCCTTTTCCCAGGGTGCTAAAATGTCAGATGTGCCCGGATCGGGTAACGGAAGGACAGATGCCGGCCTGCGCCAGTGTCTGCCCGACTGGGGCGATTACATTTGGCGAAAGAGAAAAGTTAGTTGAAGAAGCGAAAAAACGCCTTGCTGACAAGCCAAATTTCTATGTCAACCACATCTACGGTTTGAATGAAGTGGGTGGAACATCGTGGCTCTATATCTCTGATGTTCCATTCGGAGAACTCGGCTTCCGCACCGACGCTCCCGAAAAAGCATTACCGGAATACACATGGGAAGTACTCAGGTGGACCCCGGCGATTTTTGTCGGCTGGGGCGCTATACTGACCGGCTTGTACATTTACAATAAGCGGCGGGCTGCAGCGCATGATGAAGAGGAAATGTACGCGCCTGTGGATCCGGACTAA
- a CDS encoding Ni/Fe-hydrogenase cytochrome b subunit, with translation MQKKRWTFRITGLRVLMIALVIVAVLICLYRFVYGLGSMTNLSDQWPWGLWIGFDLLCGIALAGGGFSTALIVHVLHKEKFLPIARAALLTSLIGYLIALVSLFLDIGRWYNFWRPFVYWGFHSVLFEVFWCISLYTVVQILEFGDIFFERVKVNFPPYKKILQAIMPFLLILGIVLPTLHQSSLGSLYIIAVNKLNPLWWSMIIPFFFVWSAFFLGPAMATIEGTLAARTYQRKPELHVFSDLTKVTMWMLIIYLIVKIIDLNYRGVFSSAFNGSFESNMFLLEIIGFVILPIVMYAIPGIRTKQWGVFTASVLVVAGVILNRLNVVFTGMAKSLSGQYFPSLWEFLVTIGMWCALILIYCFIAENFPILNKEEHVPNRMISSGASVRA, from the coding sequence ATGCAAAAAAAACGCTGGACTTTTCGTATTACCGGATTAAGAGTTTTAATGATTGCTCTTGTTATAGTCGCAGTCTTAATATGTTTGTACCGTTTTGTTTACGGTCTCGGCTCGATGACCAATCTAAGCGATCAGTGGCCGTGGGGTCTTTGGATCGGATTCGACCTGCTCTGCGGCATTGCCCTGGCGGGCGGCGGGTTCAGCACTGCGCTGATCGTGCATGTACTGCACAAAGAGAAGTTTCTGCCAATCGCCCGGGCGGCACTGCTTACTTCACTGATTGGTTATCTGATTGCTCTGGTCAGTCTCTTCCTGGACATAGGAAGATGGTATAATTTCTGGCGCCCATTCGTCTATTGGGGTTTTCATTCGGTCCTCTTTGAAGTATTCTGGTGCATCTCTCTGTATACTGTTGTTCAAATCCTGGAGTTTGGCGATATCTTCTTTGAACGGGTCAAGGTTAATTTCCCTCCATATAAAAAGATCCTTCAAGCGATCATGCCATTTTTGTTGATTTTAGGTATTGTGCTGCCTACCCTGCATCAATCTTCACTCGGCTCACTTTACATTATTGCTGTTAATAAGCTGAACCCTCTCTGGTGGTCTATGATCATCCCGTTCTTTTTTGTATGGTCCGCATTCTTCCTTGGCCCTGCCATGGCCACAATTGAAGGAACACTGGCGGCCAGAACATACCAGAGGAAACCAGAGTTGCATGTATTTTCAGATCTTACAAAAGTCACTATGTGGATGCTGATCATTTACCTGATTGTCAAAATAATTGACTTAAATTATCGCGGCGTCTTTTCCAGCGCATTCAATGGATCATTTGAAAGCAACATGTTCTTATTAGAGATAATCGGATTCGTCATTCTGCCTATTGTTATGTACGCCATTCCCGGCATCCGGACTAAACAATGGGGAGTCTTCACGGCTTCCGTCCTGGTGGTTGCAGGAGTGATTTTGAATCGCCTGAACGTCGTCTTCACCGGTATGGCTAAAAGCCTCAGCGGACAATATTTCCCCTCATTATGGGAATTCTTAGTAACTATCGGCATGTGGTGCGCATTGATTTTGATATATTGCTTTATTGCAGAAAACTTCCCCATTTTGAATAAGGAGGAGCATGTGCCGAATAGAATGATCTCTTCAGGAGCAAGCGTCCGCGCCTGA
- the malQ gene encoding 4-alpha-glucanotransferase, producing MSGSELRLLNELAGLYGIEAAFREASGLQRQVSVDTLTAVLKILGAPLENMRDIRPAIRQRRLETLQRCLEPVVVCRKTNPAVLILRLPETTSGLKAKARLETEDGESLNWTLDLSVLPVLKTETAEGAVYIVKKYVLPDPLPWGYHIFNLDLQGQSYTTLIICAPYRAFSPDLKKNERLWGLFVPLYALNSNRSWGAGDLSDLELLINWTHELGGHLAGTLPLLSTFLDKPFSPSPYTPVSRLFWSEFYLDITRLEELKNNNQARELLNSNPFIEEMNDLRSRSLVDYLRVMTAKRKILEYLSAGFFHKRDRRRAEFQKWLQKHQKVSDYARFRACTEKQGCGWPSWPPHLREGIIREKDYETGTEQYHLYVQWAIDRQFKELSERAKDLGQKLYIDLPLGVHYAGYDVWRERDVFAQDSSAGAPPDMFYGQGQNWGFPPLHPERIRQEGYKYYLSGLRHHLKYADILRLDHVAGLQRLFWIPKGMTAADGVYVKYKADEFYALLTLESLRSHSVIIGEDLGNVPGYIKKQMSKHKIYRMYVASLEYRPDPHQALGLIPQKTLASLNTHDLPTFTAFWQEKENNVADRICLPLFLYQHGWLSSPTFNNYDILKGCLKHLAASRADILLINLEDLWQETNSQNMPGNADHPNWSRKARFPIEEFTNDTSLIALLKEVKQLRESPPRRPKK from the coding sequence TTGTCAGGTTCCGAGTTGCGCCTTTTAAATGAACTGGCAGGCTTATACGGGATAGAGGCCGCGTTCAGGGAGGCTTCGGGCCTGCAAAGACAGGTTTCCGTCGATACTCTCACAGCAGTTTTAAAAATTCTCGGGGCTCCACTGGAAAACATGCGAGACATCCGCCCCGCAATCCGGCAGCGTAGATTGGAAACGCTGCAGCGCTGTCTGGAACCTGTTGTGGTTTGCAGAAAGACAAATCCTGCTGTTTTAATACTGCGCCTTCCCGAGACTACAAGTGGACTTAAAGCAAAAGCCCGCCTCGAAACAGAGGACGGCGAATCGCTGAATTGGACGCTGGATCTTTCTGTTTTACCGGTACTGAAAACTGAAACTGCCGAGGGCGCCGTATACATTGTGAAAAAATATGTCTTGCCGGACCCCCTCCCATGGGGATATCACATTTTCAATCTGGATCTGCAGGGGCAATCTTATACAACCTTGATTATCTGCGCCCCATACCGGGCATTTTCCCCTGATTTAAAGAAAAACGAAAGGCTCTGGGGATTATTTGTTCCCCTTTATGCTTTAAATTCCAACCGCAGCTGGGGCGCCGGCGATCTTTCCGATCTGGAGCTTCTTATTAATTGGACGCATGAATTGGGAGGCCATCTGGCAGGTACACTTCCGCTTTTGAGTACTTTTCTTGACAAACCTTTCAGCCCAAGCCCGTATACACCGGTAAGCCGCCTTTTTTGGAGCGAATTTTACCTGGACATTACACGCCTTGAGGAACTGAAGAACAATAACCAGGCCCGCGAATTGCTAAATTCCAATCCTTTTATAGAAGAGATGAATGACCTGCGCTCCAGGTCTCTGGTAGATTACTTGCGCGTTATGACCGCCAAGCGAAAGATTCTGGAATATCTGTCAGCCGGTTTTTTTCACAAAAGAGATCGTCGCAGGGCAGAGTTCCAAAAATGGCTGCAAAAGCATCAAAAAGTAAGCGACTATGCGCGTTTCCGGGCCTGTACGGAAAAGCAGGGCTGCGGTTGGCCGTCATGGCCGCCGCATCTTCGCGAGGGTATTATAAGGGAGAAGGATTACGAAACCGGCACGGAACAATACCACTTATATGTCCAATGGGCAATAGACAGGCAGTTCAAGGAACTATCCGAACGGGCAAAGGATCTCGGACAAAAACTGTACATTGATCTACCCCTCGGAGTTCATTACGCCGGTTATGATGTTTGGCGGGAAAGGGACGTTTTTGCCCAGGATTCAAGCGCTGGAGCCCCTCCGGACATGTTTTACGGCCAGGGACAAAATTGGGGATTCCCGCCCCTTCACCCGGAAAGAATCCGTCAGGAGGGTTATAAATACTACCTGTCAGGGCTGCGTCATCACTTAAAGTATGCGGACATTTTAAGGCTCGACCATGTGGCGGGGCTGCAAAGGCTCTTTTGGATACCCAAAGGGATGACGGCAGCCGATGGCGTGTATGTAAAATACAAAGCTGATGAGTTTTACGCTTTATTAACCCTGGAATCCCTGAGAAGCCATTCAGTAATCATCGGCGAGGATCTCGGCAACGTCCCCGGCTATATCAAAAAGCAGATGTCAAAACATAAAATATACAGAATGTATGTTGCGTCTTTGGAATACCGGCCCGACCCTCATCAGGCGTTAGGGCTCATCCCCCAAAAGACGCTGGCCTCCCTCAACACCCACGATCTCCCTACTTTTACTGCTTTTTGGCAGGAGAAAGAAAATAATGTGGCGGACCGGATCTGCCTGCCACTTTTTCTTTACCAGCACGGTTGGTTGTCGTCCCCAACTTTTAATAACTATGATATTTTAAAAGGCTGTCTGAAACACCTGGCGGCCAGCAGGGCGGATATCCTCTTAATCAACCTGGAAGATCTCTGGCAGGAAACAAATTCACAAAATATGCCGGGTAATGCTGATCATCCCAACTGGTCCCGAAAGGCCCGCTTTCCAATCGAGGAATTTACCAACGACACGAGCTTGATTGCCTTGCTGAAAGAAGTTAAACAGCTTAGAGAATCACCGCCCAGGAGGCCAAAAAAATGA
- the treZ gene encoding malto-oligosyltrehalose trehalohydrolase — MNCKLALGAYPVENQCFFNVWAPKADSVAVHLVSPADKFFPLIKGERGYYFGKITGVEHGSRYYFLLDKKTERPDPASRYQPEGVYGPSEVVNTFLHRWSDQNWPGPKKRDLILYELHVGTYTANGDLEALIPCLDRLIELGITAIELMPVGQFPGSRNWGYDVIYPYAVQNTYGGPESLQRLVDACHGKGLAVILDAVYNHFGPEGNYLGDFGYYFTERYHTPWGSAINFDGPGSDEVKRFYIENALMWINEFHIDGLRLDAIHAIDDKSAMPFLEEIAEVIHRQAERLGRRIYVFAESDLNDDRVIRPRTLSGFNLDAQWSDDFHHSLQTLVTGEHQGYYMDFGTMEHVARSFRTGYTYTGQYSPFRERRHGRTPVLPDASKFIVFAQNHDQAGNQGRGKRTGATVSFEALKLIAGVVILAPFLPLLFMGEEYGETAPFYFFTDYSDPILAEAVFKGRKKEISAEGEDGIPDPQDAATFFRSHLDHYLVRLERHSILFGFYRNLILLRKELPALNESNLQDQEIITFEKERLLFLRRWHGSSEVCTLFNFSGKSVTAGLPLPLAKWLCRLDSADKRWLGDGNTAPAILDSSGELNLCLPPWACILYEKANEDGI; from the coding sequence ATGAACTGTAAACTGGCTTTGGGCGCTTATCCTGTTGAAAACCAATGCTTTTTTAACGTCTGGGCGCCAAAAGCGGACTCAGTTGCAGTACATCTTGTTTCACCCGCGGACAAATTTTTCCCCTTAATAAAAGGAGAACGCGGATATTATTTCGGAAAAATAACAGGGGTGGAACATGGTTCACGATATTATTTTCTTCTAGACAAGAAAACCGAGCGTCCTGATCCCGCTTCCCGCTATCAGCCTGAGGGGGTATATGGCCCCTCGGAAGTTGTCAACACATTTTTACACCGGTGGTCTGATCAGAACTGGCCGGGCCCCAAAAAACGGGATCTTATCCTTTATGAACTGCATGTTGGAACGTACACTGCAAACGGCGACTTGGAAGCTCTGATTCCCTGCCTGGACAGGCTGATTGAGCTGGGCATAACGGCGATTGAACTTATGCCTGTCGGTCAGTTTCCAGGAAGCCGGAACTGGGGCTATGATGTGATTTATCCCTATGCGGTCCAAAACACCTACGGAGGGCCGGAAAGTCTGCAAAGGCTGGTAGACGCCTGCCATGGAAAAGGGCTGGCGGTCATCCTCGATGCAGTTTACAATCACTTTGGTCCGGAAGGAAATTACCTTGGAGATTTTGGATATTATTTTACCGAACGATACCATACTCCCTGGGGGTCTGCTATAAATTTTGACGGGCCGGGCAGTGACGAGGTAAAACGGTTTTATATTGAAAACGCCTTAATGTGGATTAACGAATTTCATATCGACGGCCTCCGTCTGGATGCCATCCATGCGATTGATGACAAATCTGCCATGCCTTTCCTTGAAGAAATCGCTGAAGTTATCCACCGGCAGGCTGAGCGCCTGGGACGGCGCATCTATGTTTTTGCTGAAAGCGATCTCAACGATGATCGCGTAATCAGGCCGCGGACCTTAAGCGGCTTTAACCTGGATGCCCAGTGGAGCGACGATTTTCATCATTCACTGCAGACACTGGTAACAGGGGAACATCAAGGTTATTACATGGATTTTGGGACAATGGAACATGTTGCCCGTTCCTTTAGAACAGGATATACCTATACGGGTCAGTATTCGCCATTCAGGGAGCGAAGGCACGGGCGAACCCCCGTATTGCCTGACGCAAGCAAGTTTATTGTTTTCGCGCAGAACCATGACCAGGCAGGAAATCAGGGCCGAGGCAAAAGAACCGGCGCAACAGTCTCTTTTGAGGCTTTGAAATTAATCGCCGGTGTTGTAATCCTGGCGCCATTCCTGCCCCTTTTATTCATGGGTGAGGAATATGGTGAAACTGCCCCCTTTTATTTTTTCACAGATTATAGTGACCCGATCCTTGCGGAGGCGGTATTCAAAGGAAGAAAAAAAGAAATATCCGCCGAAGGAGAAGACGGAATTCCGGATCCACAAGATGCGGCAACATTTTTTAGATCACACCTGGATCATTATCTGGTCCGGCTTGAAAGACACAGTATTCTTTTTGGATTTTACAGAAATCTGATCCTTTTACGCAAGGAACTGCCGGCATTAAATGAATCTAATCTTCAAGATCAGGAAATTATAACTTTTGAAAAAGAACGATTGCTTTTCCTGAGGCGCTGGCATGGCTCTTCCGAGGTTTGTACGTTATTCAACTTTTCCGGAAAAAGTGTGACTGCCGGTTTACCCTTGCCTCTGGCAAAGTGGCTCTGCAGACTTGATTCGGCAGATAAACGCTGGCTGGGAGACGGCAATACAGCCCCTGCAATTTTAGATTCAAGCGGGGAATTAAACCTTTGCCTGCCTCCCTGGGCTTGTATTTTATATGAAAAGGCAAATGAGGACGGGATCTAA
- a CDS encoding glycoside hydrolase → MDKHICIHGHFYQPPRENPWLENIELQDSSYPYHDWNERIAAECYETNTASRILNEDGWIKRIVNNYAKISFNFGPTLLSWMESNDPDVYKAIIEADRLSMHNHSGHGSALAQAYNHMIMPLANANDKYTQVLWGIRDFETRFGRQPEGMWLPETAVDLNTLEILAEQGISFTVLAPYQARRIRRIGDGGYWEEIGAKGIDITMPYLIKLPGAGRSISVFFYNGDISQAVAFEKLLYNGERFAKRLLSAFREDKDSPQIINIATDGETYGHHHRYGEMALAYALYYIESNKLAGFTNYSEYLEKHPPYFEVEINDNSSWSCAHGVERWRNNCGCNSGMHPGWSQSWRAPLRDALNWLRDILSDRFENKARLYFKDPWAARNEYISIILDRSPESLNSFLENQAAKELNNKERVTVVKLLEMQRHAMLMFTSCGWFFDEISGIETVQVLQYAGRVIQLARELFNTDLEPEFLKMLAQAKSNIKEYQDGARIYENFVKPSMVDLLKVGAHYAICSLFETYDEHSRIYCYEVQREDNHCRLAGSSRLIIGRARVTSEITRESIVLNYGAVNFGNQNVNAGVRASDSEETYQEMIRKITGAFDRVDSTEVSRLFDQYFEGTIYSLKQLFRDKQRKVLDQILNTTLAEIAADYRHIYERHAPLMLFLKDLNIPQPKALYTATEFVLNTSLRYALAEDEPDLERIKAILNEARIFKVPLDGASLGYIIKKSLEKMGERLSKNPEDISLIKRLDSFAGLILTLPFEVDLWKIQNIYYAVLQKNYPELQAKETQENESFRTWIAHFEALGDKLKVKRDK, encoded by the coding sequence ATGGATAAGCATATATGTATTCACGGCCATTTTTATCAGCCTCCCAGGGAAAATCCCTGGTTGGAAAATATTGAGCTTCAAGACAGCTCTTATCCTTATCATGACTGGAATGAGCGTATAGCGGCGGAATGCTACGAAACAAACACCGCTTCCAGAATCTTAAACGAAGACGGCTGGATAAAGAGAATCGTTAATAATTATGCAAAGATAAGTTTTAATTTTGGGCCGACTTTGCTGTCCTGGATGGAATCTAATGATCCCGACGTTTATAAGGCAATCATCGAGGCTGACCGTTTAAGCATGCACAACCATTCGGGACACGGCTCTGCTCTTGCGCAGGCATACAACCATATGATCATGCCTTTGGCTAATGCAAACGATAAATATACCCAGGTTCTCTGGGGAATTAGAGATTTCGAGACCCGTTTCGGCAGGCAGCCGGAAGGAATGTGGCTCCCGGAAACTGCTGTGGATTTAAATACTTTAGAAATTCTGGCCGAACAGGGGATTAGTTTTACAGTCCTTGCGCCCTATCAGGCAAGGCGTATCCGCAGGATTGGCGACGGAGGCTACTGGGAGGAAATTGGCGCCAAGGGAATTGACATTACCATGCCTTATCTGATTAAACTCCCCGGCGCGGGACGCTCGATCTCGGTCTTTTTCTACAACGGAGACATCTCCCAGGCGGTAGCCTTTGAAAAACTCCTCTATAACGGGGAGAGATTCGCTAAAAGGTTATTGTCGGCCTTCCGGGAGGATAAAGATTCCCCCCAGATTATAAACATCGCCACAGACGGGGAAACTTACGGACACCATCACCGTTATGGAGAAATGGCCCTTGCCTATGCGCTTTATTATATCGAGTCCAACAAATTGGCAGGATTTACTAATTACAGTGAATATCTTGAGAAACACCCTCCATATTTCGAGGTAGAAATCAACGACAATTCCTCCTGGAGCTGCGCACACGGGGTGGAACGCTGGCGTAATAACTGCGGCTGCAACTCGGGTATGCACCCGGGTTGGAGCCAATCCTGGAGAGCCCCTTTAAGAGATGCTTTAAACTGGCTCCGGGATATCCTGTCGGACCGGTTCGAAAATAAGGCTCGCCTGTATTTTAAAGATCCCTGGGCAGCGCGCAATGAATATATCTCAATAATTCTGGACCGTTCACCGGAAAGTTTGAACAGCTTCCTGGAAAACCAGGCAGCAAAGGAGTTAAATAATAAAGAACGGGTAACGGTAGTCAAGCTTCTTGAAATGCAGCGCCACGCAATGCTGATGTTTACAAGCTGCGGATGGTTCTTTGACGAGATTTCAGGTATAGAAACAGTCCAGGTGCTCCAATACGCCGGCCGGGTTATTCAGCTGGCGCGTGAACTTTTTAATACGGACCTGGAGCCTGAGTTTCTTAAAATGCTTGCCCAGGCAAAAAGCAATATTAAGGAATATCAGGATGGCGCCCGGATTTATGAAAACTTTGTCAAACCCTCCATGGTCGATCTCTTAAAAGTGGGCGCTCATTATGCAATCTGCTCGTTGTTTGAAACTTACGATGAACATTCACGGATATATTGCTACGAAGTTCAGCGGGAAGACAACCATTGCCGTCTGGCAGGATCGTCAAGGCTGATCATCGGGCGCGCCAGGGTAACTTCGGAAATAACAAGAGAATCTATAGTTCTTAATTACGGAGCAGTTAACTTCGGCAATCAAAATGTTAACGCGGGAGTCCGGGCTTCAGACAGCGAAGAAACTTATCAGGAAATGATCCGGAAAATAACCGGGGCTTTCGATCGTGTGGATTCAACTGAAGTAAGCAGGCTTTTCGACCAGTACTTTGAAGGAACGATATACTCCCTTAAGCAGCTCTTCCGTGACAAACAAAGAAAGGTCCTGGATCAGATACTGAATACAACACTTGCTGAGATTGCCGCCGATTACAGGCATATCTACGAACGGCACGCCCCTCTGATGTTATTTTTAAAAGATTTGAACATACCGCAGCCCAAAGCTTTATATACGGCCACAGAATTCGTTTTAAACACCAGCTTAAGGTATGCTCTTGCGGAAGACGAGCCGGACCTGGAGCGGATTAAAGCAATTTTAAATGAAGCCAGGATATTTAAAGTTCCCCTGGATGGAGCAAGCCTTGGATATATCATAAAAAAATCGCTGGAGAAGATGGGCGAAAGGTTGTCTAAAAATCCTGAGGATATCTCTTTAATCAAGCGCTTGGACTCGTTTGCCGGCCTAATCCTGACCCTACCTTTCGAGGTTGACCTGTGGAAAATACAAAACATATATTATGCAGTGCTGCAGAAAAACTACCCGGAATTACAGGCCAAGGAAACGCAGGAAAATGAAAGTTTTCGAACATGGATCGCCCATTTTGAAGCCCTCGGTGACAAGCTTAAGGTGAAAAGAGACAAGTAA